The proteins below are encoded in one region of Fibrella aestuarina BUZ 2:
- a CDS encoding alkene reductase, which produces MATQLFEPAQLGNLTLSNHIVMAPMTRNRATASHDVTDIMATYYAQRASAGLIVTEGIAPSPNGNGYARVPGIYTAQQVAGWKQVTDAVHAEGGRIFAQLMHTGRVGHPVNMHEGAQILAPSAVAAAGQIYTDEQGMQDHPTPEAFTIDQIKATIQEFVTASKNAIEAGFDGVELHGANGYLIEQFLRSTSNQRTDEYGGSVENNARFALEIAEAVSTAIGKEKVGIRLSPYGVFNDMPYDPAFDALYHYLAKQLNDHVVYVHLVDHESMGAPAVAPAIVDAVREHYTGTLILSGGYTAETAEAALESGRANLVAFGRPFISNPDLVERLKTGADLNQPDFSTFYSPGEKGYTDYPTLAEVSA; this is translated from the coding sequence ATGGCAACACAGCTTTTCGAACCTGCCCAATTGGGTAATCTGACCCTTTCTAACCATATCGTGATGGCCCCCATGACCCGCAACCGGGCCACGGCGAGCCACGACGTGACCGACATCATGGCTACGTATTACGCGCAACGGGCATCGGCCGGTCTGATCGTAACGGAAGGCATTGCGCCGTCGCCCAATGGAAACGGTTACGCCCGGGTGCCGGGTATCTACACCGCCCAGCAGGTAGCCGGTTGGAAACAGGTAACCGATGCTGTCCACGCGGAAGGCGGTCGTATTTTTGCCCAGTTGATGCACACGGGGCGGGTAGGTCATCCGGTCAATATGCACGAAGGCGCACAGATTCTGGCCCCGTCGGCCGTCGCTGCTGCCGGCCAGATTTACACCGATGAGCAGGGCATGCAGGATCACCCCACGCCCGAAGCCTTCACCATTGACCAGATCAAAGCCACCATCCAGGAGTTTGTTACCGCCTCGAAAAACGCTATTGAAGCCGGTTTCGACGGCGTCGAACTGCACGGCGCTAACGGTTACCTGATCGAGCAGTTCCTGCGCAGCACCAGCAACCAACGTACCGACGAATATGGCGGTAGCGTAGAGAACAACGCCCGGTTTGCGCTGGAAATCGCCGAGGCTGTATCGACCGCCATCGGCAAGGAGAAAGTAGGCATTCGCCTCTCGCCCTATGGCGTGTTCAACGACATGCCCTACGATCCGGCTTTCGACGCCCTTTACCATTACCTCGCCAAACAACTGAACGACCACGTGGTGTACGTGCACCTCGTCGATCACGAAAGCATGGGCGCGCCAGCCGTAGCCCCGGCAATCGTTGACGCTGTTCGCGAGCATTACACAGGTACCCTCATACTGAGCGGTGGCTACACCGCCGAAACGGCCGAAGCCGCCCTCGAAAGTGGCCGCGCCAACCTGGTCGCGTTTGGTCGTCCGTTCATTTCAAACCCGGATCTGGTTGAACGCCTGAAAACCGGTGCCGACCTGAACCAGCCCGACTTCTCGACCTTCTATTCGCCTGGCGAAAAAGGCTATACCGACTACCCGACCCTGGCCGAAGTGTCCGCCTAA
- a CDS encoding glycosyltransferase family 39 protein, with the protein MHHVSDPARSHATVSVSSPQPAFYYLLLGLAAAIYLVFACYRLTGIPLGYDELLFCNAALGGVDPDLFNFVKWGDVPILLMDYIGALKAWLYYPIFKLFGVSIWSIRLPMALLTIGGLCWLADLVRREWGWLMALVVVFFLAFDASFVHYTRFDTGPNAIELFLKIASIALWLRFVQTSRVRYVIWIGVVLLLGQFNKLNFIWYINAFYVGLVVAYGRWAFDWWQQARLAKRTQALLAIGGTYLLAVAYLLVANRLFDVFGQKIGNEKGLAEPFFRVFDLFGDVMGGSGLMVYTYWFGFGGWPQWLFSVQPIVATLLLGTSVVVAGTLLLRARLIGPLAAQDRLFLFSTAILFALLAQMFVTERARYGWHIFAVYPFATLSGLYAIRWLWARLPGPATASRIGMGLTVAGLFGLVLATQFFMIKGLRRQPFLHGAAINQLIEYARPQNQKFVIVGGACTTQLITMTQQPDKYYELAYLFNVTHKFLTIRAKDHAEFAQKFLAKPGEYLFIDTTNPMKPGEVARFRDFYCRPFLDIVAEHGRQVEVVKEIDGPPGGDGYRIYRVRP; encoded by the coding sequence TATCTGATCCTGCGCGGTCTCACGCCACCGTTTCTGTTTCTTCGCCTCAGCCTGCCTTCTATTACCTCCTGCTGGGCCTTGCCGCCGCTATCTACCTCGTTTTTGCCTGTTATCGGCTTACGGGCATTCCGCTCGGCTACGACGAACTGCTGTTCTGCAACGCGGCGCTGGGCGGCGTCGACCCCGACCTGTTCAACTTTGTGAAGTGGGGCGACGTACCTATTCTGCTGATGGACTACATCGGGGCACTCAAAGCCTGGCTCTATTACCCGATTTTCAAGCTGTTTGGCGTGTCGATCTGGTCGATTCGCCTGCCAATGGCGCTGCTCACAATCGGGGGGCTATGCTGGCTGGCCGACCTTGTCCGGCGCGAATGGGGTTGGCTGATGGCGCTGGTGGTCGTTTTTTTTCTGGCCTTCGACGCGAGCTTTGTCCATTACACCCGCTTTGATACCGGCCCTAACGCCATCGAGCTGTTTCTCAAAATCGCGTCGATCGCCTTATGGCTGCGCTTTGTTCAAACAAGCCGGGTACGTTACGTTATATGGATTGGCGTGGTCTTGTTGTTGGGGCAGTTCAACAAACTCAATTTCATCTGGTACATCAACGCCTTCTACGTGGGGCTGGTGGTGGCCTACGGGCGCTGGGCGTTCGACTGGTGGCAGCAGGCACGACTGGCGAAACGGACGCAGGCTCTGCTGGCGATCGGAGGAACGTACCTGCTGGCCGTGGCGTATCTGCTCGTCGCTAACCGGCTGTTCGATGTATTTGGCCAGAAAATCGGCAACGAAAAAGGGCTGGCCGAACCCTTCTTCCGCGTCTTCGACCTGTTTGGCGACGTCATGGGCGGCTCGGGCTTGATGGTGTATACCTACTGGTTTGGCTTTGGCGGCTGGCCGCAGTGGCTCTTTTCCGTTCAGCCCATCGTGGCGACGTTACTGCTGGGTACGTCGGTGGTCGTGGCGGGTACGTTGCTGCTCCGCGCCCGGCTGATTGGCCCCCTAGCGGCGCAGGATCGCCTGTTTTTGTTCTCGACGGCCATTCTGTTTGCACTGCTGGCACAGATGTTTGTGACCGAACGGGCCCGCTATGGCTGGCACATTTTTGCCGTCTACCCGTTTGCTACGCTGTCCGGGCTGTACGCCATCCGGTGGCTGTGGGCACGTCTGCCTGGTCCGGCAACGGCATCCCGGATCGGCATGGGGCTGACGGTAGCGGGGTTGTTCGGGCTGGTGCTGGCCACGCAATTCTTTATGATCAAAGGCCTGCGTCGGCAGCCGTTCCTGCACGGGGCGGCGATCAACCAACTGATCGAGTATGCGCGCCCGCAGAACCAGAAATTCGTCATTGTGGGCGGGGCCTGCACCACGCAGTTGATCACGATGACACAACAGCCCGATAAGTATTACGAGCTGGCGTATCTCTTCAACGTCACGCACAAGTTCCTGACTATTCGGGCGAAAGACCATGCGGAATTTGCCCAAAAATTCCTGGCGAAACCGGGTGAATACCTATTTATCGACACGACCAACCCGATGAAACCCGGTGAAGTGGCCCGTTTTCGTGATTTCTATTGCCGCCCCTTCCTCGACATCGTAGCCGAGCATGGCCGACAGGTGGAGGTGGTCAAAGAAATCGACGGTCCGCCGGGGGGCGATGGCTATCGTATCTACCGGGTACGTCCCTGA
- a CDS encoding ArsR/SmtB family transcription factor, whose product MTDTNMELRSIEKATSAIADKYRLSILMQLAKQETMTSSDVQELTGLSQPCVSHHVKQLTDSGLVEAQKEGRNLFLRLNKPALQELGEFLKNLG is encoded by the coding sequence ATGACTGACACCAACATGGAGTTGCGCTCAATTGAAAAAGCCACCAGCGCCATCGCCGACAAGTACCGCCTGTCGATCCTGATGCAATTGGCCAAGCAGGAAACCATGACCAGTTCCGACGTGCAGGAGCTGACGGGCCTCTCGCAGCCCTGCGTGTCGCACCACGTCAAGCAGCTGACCGACAGCGGGCTAGTGGAAGCCCAAAAAGAAGGGCGTAACCTGTTTCTGCGCCTTAACAAACCGGCTTTGCAGGAATTGGGTGAGTTTCTGAAAAACCTCGGCTAA